The following proteins come from a genomic window of Maribacter sp. HTCC2170:
- a CDS encoding universal stress protein: MKKIVVPVDFSEQSDYALQVAASLAKKHNAEILVLHMLELNQAMITSSEGFHPEQTVFLIKLAEKRFNKFLKKTYLEGINITPVVKHFKVFSEVNDVAKKNNADMIVMGSHGTDGLKEIFVGSNAERVVRNAEIPVLVIKKEHVDFKVDTFLFACGFKDESLEAFQKAKQFAEMLSAELKLVYINTPGDDFLSTKDAYERISKFLGKAGAGISVEIFNDYNIEKGILNYGENISADIIGIPTHGRKGLSHFFMGSIGEDIANHSNVPVVTFRI; the protein is encoded by the coding sequence ATGAAAAAAATAGTTGTACCAGTTGATTTTTCGGAGCAATCGGATTATGCCTTGCAGGTTGCAGCTTCATTGGCAAAAAAGCATAATGCTGAAATTTTGGTTCTACATATGTTGGAATTGAACCAGGCGATGATTACTTCTTCAGAAGGTTTTCATCCTGAACAAACAGTTTTCTTGATAAAGTTGGCCGAGAAAAGATTTAATAAGTTTTTGAAAAAGACCTATTTAGAGGGAATAAATATTACTCCTGTAGTAAAGCATTTTAAAGTTTTTAGCGAAGTAAACGATGTTGCTAAAAAGAACAATGCAGATATGATAGTCATGGGTTCTCATGGCACCGACGGTTTAAAGGAAATTTTTGTTGGTTCAAATGCTGAAAGAGTTGTTCGCAATGCCGAGATACCGGTATTGGTAATAAAGAAAGAACATGTTGATTTCAAAGTTGATACCTTCTTATTTGCTTGTGGATTCAAGGATGAAAGTCTTGAAGCTTTCCAGAAGGCAAAGCAGTTTGCAGAAATGTTGTCCGCCGAACTGAAATTGGTTTATATAAACACTCCGGGTGATGATTTTCTCAGCACAAAGGATGCATATGAAAGAATTTCAAAATTCTTGGGTAAGGCCGGAGCAGGAATATCTGTTGAGATTTTTAACGATTACAATATAGAGAAAGGTATACTTAATTATGGTGAAAATATAAGTGCCGATATTATTGGAATACCTACGCATGGCCGAAAAGGCTTGTCTCACTTTTTCATGGGCAGTATAGGTGAAGATATTGCGAACCACTCCAATGTGCCAGTGGTAACATTCAGGATTTAG
- the hemN gene encoding oxygen-independent coproporphyrinogen III oxidase: MSNLVQKYNIPGPRYTSYPTVPYWNLETFSGAKWKTSLKKSFDESNEKEGISIYIHLPFCESLCTFCGCHKRITKQHTVETPYIDSLLKEWKLYCNLFGSKPIIKELHLGGGTPTFFSPENLKMLIDGIFRLAERSREYEFSFEGHPNNTTKEHLQTLYDVGFRRVSYGVQDYNEKVQKSIHRVQPFENVKKVTQAAREIGYESIGHDIIFGLPHQTLEHVEETILKTKALMPDRLAFYSYAHVPWLKGNGQRGFKDEDLPSADEKRIQYEKGKELLSKVGYEEIGMDHFALESDSLYQSMISGELHRNFMGYTASKTKLMVGLGASSISDSWYSFAQNVKSIEEYKHLVDNGVIPIYRGHILTKEDQKIRQHILNLMCRFRTSWEKEGERFPELPIVMGKLHEMELDGLVDIGLNELKVTPKGQPFIRNICMAFDVLLHRKEPETRLFSMTI; encoded by the coding sequence ATGAGCAACCTAGTGCAAAAATATAATATACCAGGTCCTAGATATACTAGTTACCCTACTGTGCCCTATTGGAATTTGGAAACATTTTCTGGCGCAAAATGGAAGACCTCTCTCAAAAAGAGTTTTGATGAAAGCAATGAAAAAGAGGGGATAAGTATTTATATACATCTACCATTTTGTGAGAGTTTGTGTACATTTTGTGGCTGCCACAAACGAATTACCAAACAGCATACAGTAGAAACCCCATATATAGATTCACTGCTGAAAGAGTGGAAATTATACTGCAATCTTTTTGGCTCAAAGCCCATAATAAAAGAGTTGCACTTAGGTGGGGGTACTCCCACTTTTTTCTCTCCTGAAAACCTAAAGATGCTCATTGACGGAATTTTTAGATTGGCTGAGAGGTCAAGGGAATATGAATTTAGTTTTGAGGGCCACCCTAACAATACGACAAAAGAACATCTACAGACATTATACGATGTAGGGTTTAGAAGAGTAAGTTATGGGGTGCAGGATTATAATGAAAAAGTGCAAAAATCAATTCACCGAGTTCAGCCTTTTGAAAATGTGAAAAAAGTAACTCAGGCCGCTCGAGAAATTGGATATGAATCAATAGGCCACGATATAATCTTTGGACTGCCACATCAAACTTTGGAACATGTTGAAGAAACAATTTTAAAGACAAAAGCATTAATGCCAGATCGTCTGGCTTTTTATAGTTATGCCCATGTACCATGGTTAAAAGGTAATGGACAGCGTGGTTTTAAAGATGAAGATTTGCCTTCTGCCGATGAGAAAAGAATCCAGTATGAGAAAGGAAAAGAACTTTTATCAAAAGTGGGCTATGAGGAAATAGGCATGGATCATTTTGCGCTGGAAAGTGACAGTTTGTACCAGTCAATGATTTCTGGGGAGTTACACCGGAACTTTATGGGGTATACAGCCTCTAAAACAAAATTGATGGTAGGTTTGGGCGCATCAAGTATTAGTGACAGCTGGTACAGTTTTGCCCAAAATGTAAAAAGCATTGAGGAGTATAAGCATTTAGTTGATAATGGTGTTATTCCTATTTATAGAGGACATATTTTAACTAAGGAGGATCAAAAAATTCGCCAGCATATATTGAATTTGATGTGCCGCTTCAGGACTTCTTGGGAAAAAGAAGGTGAACGTTTTCCAGAACTACCAATTGTAATGGGCAAATTACATGAAATGGAGTTGGACGGACTAGTAGATATAGGACTTAATGAATTGAAGGTCACACCAAAAGGCCAACCTTTTATACGTAATATTTGTATGGCTTTTGACGTTCTATTACATCGAAAAGAACCAGAAACAAGGTTGTTCTCGATGACGATTTGA
- a CDS encoding NDP-sugar synthase, protein MTLLLMAAGRGSRYGKLKQFDSLGPNEEFLMEFSMYDAIESGFDHIVVITQKTNVEFLSEYLSKKLPEGVKLDVVAQEITDLPEGITFNGEREKPWGTAHAVWSARKVINNSFVVINADDYYGRSAYKKAAEFIKNNSKDYALVGYTLKDTLSEHGSVSRGVCKMDEEFNLLSVNERTKIEQLPNSVKDQDSGLEFSGDEIASMNFWVCNPSIFESFEEDFKAFLKDDTNITSGEIYLPFVIQEMLENNKIGVKVLPSGGEWFGITYASDKEKAMVKLKGMADRGDYKTPLWN, encoded by the coding sequence ATGACATTACTATTAATGGCCGCTGGCCGTGGAAGCAGATATGGAAAATTAAAACAATTTGATTCCCTAGGACCCAATGAGGAGTTTTTAATGGAATTTAGTATGTATGATGCCATCGAGAGTGGCTTCGACCATATCGTGGTAATTACACAAAAAACCAATGTTGAGTTCCTGAGTGAGTACTTATCAAAAAAATTGCCAGAAGGAGTCAAACTTGATGTTGTAGCTCAAGAAATAACAGATTTACCAGAAGGAATCACGTTCAATGGTGAACGTGAAAAACCATGGGGAACTGCACATGCTGTATGGTCTGCAAGGAAAGTAATCAATAATTCGTTTGTTGTTATTAACGCCGATGATTATTACGGCAGATCGGCCTATAAAAAGGCAGCGGAATTCATTAAAAACAATTCTAAGGATTATGCCCTTGTTGGCTATACACTCAAAGACACCTTATCTGAACATGGCTCTGTGTCTAGAGGGGTTTGTAAAATGGATGAAGAATTCAATCTACTTTCGGTGAACGAAAGAACAAAGATTGAACAGCTACCAAATAGTGTAAAAGATCAGGACTCTGGATTGGAGTTTTCAGGAGATGAAATTGCCAGTATGAATTTCTGGGTGTGCAATCCATCAATTTTCGAAAGTTTCGAGGAAGACTTTAAGGCTTTCCTTAAGGATGACACCAACATCACAAGTGGTGAAATCTATTTGCCTTTTGTTATTCAGGAAATGTTGGAAAACAACAAAATCGGTGTTAAAGTATTACCTTCGGGCGGAGAGTGGTTTGGCATCACTTATGCCAGCGATAAAGAAAAGGCAATGGTTAAGTTAAAAGGCATGGCAGATCGCGGAGATTATAAAACACCTCTCTGGAATTAA
- a CDS encoding phosphotransferase enzyme family protein has translation MKGETFQFTSINNGYINDTYMVFDDGKPQYILQRINHNVFKDIDGLMSNIFHALKELDSDDYRKIDLIKSLSDKSYYDDENGYWRLMSFIDNSTTYNITKNQKIAFEAGRIIGRFHQILEHTNIDNYVDTIPDFHNLELREKQFNSSKIKADSEKLMIAKNAISFAQETLLKLHVLGESSLPPRICHNDTKLNNILFSKSSDRALCLIDLDTIMKGYFYYDFGDAVRTIVNTAAEDEKELHKITFERDLFNAFVDGIAANGAFLSQEEIRTLSLGTVFMPFIHGLRALTDYLNNNIYYKVAYENQNFDRCLSLFDFTHKALNEVDFMERTILEKLG, from the coding sequence TTGAAGGGAGAAACATTTCAGTTTACCTCTATAAACAATGGCTACATCAATGACACTTATATGGTCTTTGACGATGGTAAGCCTCAGTACATATTACAACGAATAAACCATAATGTTTTTAAGGATATTGATGGCTTAATGTCTAACATCTTTCATGCGCTTAAAGAATTGGACAGTGACGACTATAGAAAGATTGATTTAATTAAATCCTTATCTGATAAATCCTATTATGATGATGAAAATGGTTACTGGAGACTCATGTCTTTTATAGACAACAGCACTACCTATAACATTACTAAAAATCAAAAAATAGCATTTGAAGCAGGTAGGATAATAGGTCGGTTTCATCAGATTTTAGAACATACCAATATTGACAACTATGTGGATACCATTCCAGATTTTCATAATTTGGAATTACGGGAAAAGCAGTTTAATTCTTCTAAAATCAAAGCAGATTCGGAGAAATTAATGATTGCAAAAAACGCAATTTCTTTTGCCCAAGAAACACTACTCAAATTACATGTACTTGGGGAATCTAGTTTACCGCCAAGAATATGTCATAACGACACCAAACTGAACAATATTCTGTTCTCAAAAAGTTCGGATAGGGCTCTTTGTCTTATAGATCTTGATACAATAATGAAGGGGTATTTTTATTATGATTTTGGCGATGCCGTTCGAACAATAGTGAACACTGCTGCTGAGGATGAAAAAGAATTGCATAAAATAACCTTTGAAAGAGATCTGTTCAATGCCTTTGTTGATGGTATTGCGGCTAATGGAGCATTTTTATCGCAAGAAGAAATAAGAACCTTATCCCTTGGTACTGTTTTTATGCCTTTTATTCACGGGCTAAGAGCACTTACCGACTACCTTAACAACAATATCTACTACAAAGTAGCTTATGAAAATCAGAATTTTGATCGCTGTTTAAGCCTTTTTGATTTTACACATAAAGCTTTGAATGAGGTCGATTTTATGGAGCGGACCATTTTGGAGAAATTAGGCTAG
- a CDS encoding sodium:solute symporter — translation MDSILEKADWLVLGVYFAALIVVAIWVILQKNKDTADYFLAGRNVGWFVIGASIFASNIGSEHVVGLAGTGAESGMPMAHYELHAWIVLLLGWLFLPFYFRSNAFTMPEFLEKRFDSRSRWFLSVFSLAGYVITKVSVTIYAGGIVVSELLGIPFWYGAIGIVLFTGAYTVIGGMKAVIYTETLQTVVLIFGSVTITFLGLREVGGWDMLKETVGTEHFNMWRPMTDPDFPWTGMLFGGTIVGLWYWCTDQYIVQRTLAANNIKIGRRGAIFGAYLKILPIFIFLIPGIIAFALAKQGVLSYDKADEVFPVLVKTLLPVGLKGLVAGGLMAALMSSLASVFNSCSTIFTIDIYKKLKPNTPERLLVNIGKFATTIVVILGIIWIPIMEKIGGGTLYQYLQSVQSYIAPPIVAVFLLGILWKRVNSKAAIVTLFSGLIVATLRILAEIYKDSLSGVLLEFATINFAHMAIFMFILSVMICISISLATDPPNYAAIAGLSFGTLSDEDKRINKQSIAAIDIVLSLVLVAIVIFTLSYFVG, via the coding sequence ATGGATTCGATATTAGAGAAAGCCGATTGGTTGGTTCTTGGGGTTTATTTTGCTGCATTGATAGTAGTTGCAATTTGGGTCATCTTACAGAAAAATAAAGATACTGCGGATTATTTTTTGGCAGGGCGTAATGTAGGTTGGTTTGTGATTGGGGCTTCAATATTCGCATCTAATATTGGTTCTGAACATGTCGTGGGTTTAGCAGGAACTGGAGCCGAATCTGGTATGCCAATGGCGCACTATGAATTACATGCCTGGATAGTATTACTTTTGGGCTGGCTTTTTTTGCCTTTCTACTTTCGGAGTAACGCCTTTACCATGCCGGAATTTTTAGAAAAACGGTTCGATAGTCGTTCCCGATGGTTTCTGTCTGTTTTTTCTTTGGCTGGTTATGTAATAACAAAAGTTTCCGTTACAATATATGCCGGAGGAATTGTAGTATCGGAATTATTGGGAATACCCTTCTGGTATGGTGCAATTGGCATTGTGTTGTTTACGGGGGCTTATACCGTAATTGGAGGTATGAAAGCCGTTATTTATACTGAAACCTTACAAACTGTTGTACTCATTTTTGGGTCGGTTACAATTACATTTTTAGGACTTAGAGAAGTAGGAGGATGGGATATGCTTAAAGAGACCGTTGGAACCGAGCATTTTAATATGTGGAGACCTATGACAGACCCCGATTTTCCATGGACGGGAATGCTCTTTGGTGGAACTATTGTTGGACTTTGGTATTGGTGTACTGATCAGTATATAGTACAGCGAACTTTGGCTGCAAACAATATTAAAATAGGTAGACGTGGAGCCATTTTTGGTGCATATTTAAAGATCTTACCAATTTTTATTTTCCTTATTCCTGGTATTATTGCTTTTGCACTTGCAAAACAAGGTGTTTTATCTTATGATAAAGCCGATGAGGTTTTTCCTGTACTGGTAAAGACTTTGTTGCCAGTAGGTCTAAAAGGATTAGTGGCAGGAGGTTTGATGGCAGCGCTCATGAGTTCTTTGGCTTCAGTTTTTAATTCTTGTTCCACTATTTTCACAATAGATATTTATAAAAAATTAAAGCCTAACACACCAGAACGATTATTGGTCAATATCGGAAAGTTTGCAACTACTATTGTTGTTATATTGGGTATAATTTGGATTCCGATTATGGAAAAAATTGGCGGAGGAACATTATATCAATACCTACAGAGCGTTCAGTCCTATATAGCTCCACCTATTGTAGCAGTGTTCTTACTGGGAATATTATGGAAAAGAGTGAATTCAAAAGCTGCCATCGTAACGCTTTTTTCAGGATTGATAGTGGCAACTTTAAGGATATTGGCAGAAATTTACAAGGATAGTTTATCCGGAGTATTGCTGGAATTTGCAACTATTAATTTTGCCCATATGGCGATATTCATGTTTATTCTTTCCGTGATGATTTGTATAAGTATCAGTCTTGCAACAGATCCACCAAATTATGCGGCAATTGCTGGCCTTTCTTTTGGGACTTTGTCAGACGAAGACAAAAGAATCAACAAACAAAGTATAGCAGCTATAGACATTGTACTTTCGTTGGTTTTGGTTGCTATTGTGATTTTTACATTATCTTATTTTGTAGGATGA
- the xylA gene encoding xylose isomerase — MALIGDKEYFKGIGEIKFEGKESNNPLAFKFYNPEQIVAGKTMREHFKFAIAYWHTFCGQGSDPFGPGTQDFAWDKSSDPIQAAKDKADAAFEFITKMGFDYFCFHDFDLIQEGGSFLESESRLAAITEYIKEKKAASGVKLLWGTANCFSNPRYMNGAATNPEFDVVARAGGQIKLALDATMALDGENYVFWGGREGYMSLLNTDMGRELDHMGRFLTMARDYARGQGFKGNFFIEPKPMEPMKHQYDFDTATAIGFLKEYGLENDFKINIEVNHATLAQHTFQHEIAVAGKAGMLGSLDANRGDYQNGWDTDQFPNNIQETTEAMLVFLAAGGLQGGGINFDAKIRRNSTDIDDVFHAHIGGADTFARALLTAEKIISSSDYEKLRQNRYSSFDSGKGKDFENGKLNFEDLYQLAKNNGELELKSGKQELLENIINQYL; from the coding sequence ATGGCATTAATAGGAGATAAGGAATATTTTAAAGGAATTGGGGAAATTAAATTTGAAGGAAAGGAATCAAATAACCCCTTGGCATTCAAGTTCTATAATCCTGAACAAATAGTTGCTGGTAAAACAATGCGTGAGCATTTCAAATTTGCCATTGCGTATTGGCATACCTTCTGCGGCCAGGGTTCCGATCCTTTTGGTCCAGGCACACAAGATTTTGCTTGGGACAAATCATCAGACCCAATTCAGGCTGCGAAAGATAAGGCGGATGCTGCTTTTGAGTTTATCACAAAAATGGGTTTTGACTACTTCTGTTTTCATGATTTTGACTTGATTCAAGAGGGCGGGTCTTTTTTAGAGTCCGAGAGTAGATTGGCTGCTATTACTGAGTATATAAAAGAAAAGAAGGCGGCTTCAGGGGTTAAACTTCTATGGGGTACCGCTAACTGTTTTTCCAATCCTAGATATATGAATGGGGCTGCGACTAACCCAGAATTTGATGTTGTTGCTAGAGCTGGCGGACAGATTAAACTGGCATTGGATGCAACAATGGCTCTTGACGGCGAAAATTATGTTTTTTGGGGAGGTAGAGAAGGATACATGTCTTTATTGAATACCGATATGGGTCGAGAATTGGATCATATGGGGCGGTTTTTGACAATGGCGAGAGATTATGCTAGAGGGCAAGGTTTTAAGGGGAATTTCTTTATTGAACCCAAGCCTATGGAGCCAATGAAACATCAATACGACTTTGATACAGCCACAGCTATAGGTTTTCTTAAAGAGTATGGATTAGAGAATGATTTTAAAATTAATATTGAAGTAAACCATGCCACACTTGCGCAACATACGTTTCAACATGAAATAGCCGTTGCAGGCAAAGCGGGAATGTTAGGTAGTTTAGATGCCAATCGTGGAGATTACCAAAATGGTTGGGATACGGATCAGTTTCCTAACAATATTCAAGAAACGACCGAGGCGATGTTAGTTTTCCTGGCTGCAGGGGGTTTACAAGGCGGAGGTATAAATTTTGATGCCAAAATCAGAAGAAATTCCACTGATATCGATGATGTTTTTCATGCACATATTGGTGGGGCAGATACTTTTGCTCGAGCATTGTTGACAGCTGAAAAAATTATTTCTTCCTCAGATTATGAAAAATTAAGACAGAATAGATACAGTTCTTTTGACTCAGGGAAAGGTAAGGACTTTGAGAATGGTAAATTAAACTTTGAAGATCTTTACCAATTGGCAAAAAATAATGGCGAGTTAGAGCTGAAAAGTGGAAAACAAGAACTGCTTGAAAATATCATCAACCAGTATTTATAG
- a CDS encoding xylulokinase, translated as MYYLGLDIGSSSIKAALVEISSGKSIGVVQEPEAEMEMLAIKNGWAEQDPNEWWRHSCKAISKLKTKYNIQSSEIKGIGISYQMHGLVLVDKDGIPLRKSIIWCDSRAVETGNEAFKELGEAICNTQLLNSPSNFTASKLKWVKENEPDIFNKVHKFMLPGDYIAFRFSDVINTTISGLSEGIFWDFKNDNIADFLLNYYGIEKSLVPDIVETFGLQSTVDEKGEAESGIDAGTPIFYRAGDQPNNALSLNVFNPGEVAATGGTSGVVYAVTESLSVKESSRVNNFAHVNYKKGIAPRIGKLLCINGAGIQYRWLLNNLSVTSYEEMNNLASDIPVGSDGVVTLPFGNGAERMLNNQDIGSRFVNINLNNHNKAHICRSTLEGIAFSFVYGIEILKSDGIEIKVLRVGNDNLFRAEIFANTIATLIGHKIEIYNTTGAIGAARAAGLNDGDFERFGSYIMDNDYVMTYAPGKDKEPYQKAYFNWKKELELILNK; from the coding sequence ATGTATTACCTAGGATTGGATATTGGTAGTTCTTCAATTAAAGCGGCATTGGTTGAGATTTCCTCCGGCAAAAGTATCGGCGTTGTTCAAGAACCGGAAGCCGAAATGGAAATGCTGGCAATTAAAAATGGTTGGGCTGAACAGGATCCTAATGAATGGTGGCGACATTCGTGTAAAGCCATTTCAAAACTCAAAACAAAATATAATATTCAAAGTTCAGAAATTAAAGGGATTGGCATTTCTTATCAAATGCATGGTCTTGTTTTAGTTGATAAAGATGGAATTCCATTACGAAAATCTATTATTTGGTGTGATAGTCGTGCTGTAGAAACGGGAAATGAAGCTTTTAAAGAATTGGGTGAAGCTATATGTAATACTCAATTATTGAATTCTCCGTCAAATTTTACAGCATCTAAATTAAAATGGGTTAAAGAGAATGAACCCGATATATTCAATAAAGTTCATAAGTTCATGTTGCCAGGTGATTATATTGCATTTAGGTTTTCAGATGTAATTAACACAACAATTTCTGGACTTTCTGAAGGAATATTTTGGGATTTTAAAAACGACAATATAGCCGATTTTCTGTTGAATTATTATGGTATTGAAAAATCGTTGGTGCCAGATATCGTCGAGACCTTTGGTTTACAATCAACAGTAGATGAAAAAGGAGAAGCAGAAAGTGGTATTGATGCAGGAACCCCGATTTTTTACAGAGCAGGTGACCAGCCTAATAATGCACTTTCGTTAAATGTTTTCAATCCAGGAGAAGTTGCTGCGACGGGTGGCACATCTGGGGTGGTTTATGCCGTGACGGAAAGTTTATCGGTAAAAGAGAGTTCTAGGGTTAATAATTTTGCCCACGTTAATTATAAAAAAGGTATAGCTCCGCGAATAGGAAAATTACTGTGCATCAATGGTGCAGGTATACAATATAGATGGTTATTGAATAATTTGTCGGTTACTTCATATGAAGAAATGAATAACCTAGCATCTGATATTCCGGTTGGTTCAGACGGTGTGGTAACGCTTCCTTTTGGTAATGGAGCAGAACGCATGTTGAACAATCAGGATATTGGTTCTAGATTCGTAAATATCAACCTTAATAATCATAACAAAGCTCATATTTGCAGATCTACATTAGAGGGAATAGCCTTTTCTTTTGTTTATGGAATAGAAATCCTGAAGTCAGACGGTATTGAAATCAAGGTGCTGCGAGTAGGGAACGATAATTTATTTCGAGCTGAGATATTTGCTAATACAATTGCTACTTTGATCGGACACAAAATTGAAATTTATAATACTACCGGCGCCATTGGGGCGGCAAGAGCTGCTGGATTAAATGATGGTGATTTTGAAAGATTTGGATCATATATCATGGACAATGATTATGTAATGACTTATGCGCCTGGTAAAGACAAAGAACCATATCAAAAAGCATATTTTAATTGGAAAAAAGAATTGGAATTAATACTAAACAAATAA
- a CDS encoding GH92 family glycosyl hydrolase encodes MKYKFLFSIQFLLASSISVLLLNSCKEKEEAVITTEKINALQYVDPFIGTGFHGHTFPGPVMPHGMVQLSPDTKLNGWDASSGYHYNDSTIYGFSHTHLSGTGIGDMGDILLLPFTGEIEEKPIATFNKEDELAEVGKYSVKFKNYDVSADLSVTERVGIHRYSYDKGSKQRLLFDIGHILQRTWGHSNRLNELEFVNDHTIRGLKNSEGWAYDHQVYFYAEFSTPFNIDAVVVDSLESDINQKIYNGKNIFSYLSFTNLEEDEPLLIKVSISSVDQEGAKKNMTTELPHWNFEEVKEKVATTWQKELERVLVTSKDKKTLTTFYTALYHSMIAPMVYQDVDGRYRGIDKKIHQSEVGQTNYTVYSLWDTFRALHPLMTILDEPRTKDWANNLILKHEQGGILPMWPLASNYTGTMVGYPAVANLADALSKNIVGIDKQKALQSALTSASYNPQLISSSEEPRKQRLMPLYNKYINEGRHIPSDKIEKSVSFGLENSYYDWCISKIAELNNSDSIAEKFSKRAQNYKRYFDKETGFMRGKNEDGSWVSPFNPKFSDHENADYVEGNAWQWSWFVPHDIDGLAKLYENKKMFTSKLDTLFTTSSVIEGENASGDITGLIGQYAHGNEPSHHIIYLYTHVGQPWKTQELADKILTEFYSNEPDGIIGNEDCGQMSAWYILNAMGFYQIAPGDPTYTIARPLFDKVEIPLTNNKVFTILTKNNSAKNKYVQHVTLNDMELPHLTFNHEDIKAGSTLVITMGDTPLK; translated from the coding sequence ATGAAGTACAAATTTCTATTTTCGATTCAATTTTTACTGGCATCATCAATCTCTGTTCTCCTATTAAATTCTTGTAAGGAAAAAGAAGAAGCAGTAATTACAACAGAAAAGATTAATGCATTACAATATGTTGACCCATTTATAGGAACAGGGTTCCATGGACATACGTTTCCTGGTCCGGTAATGCCTCATGGCATGGTTCAATTAAGTCCAGACACAAAATTAAATGGCTGGGATGCATCAAGTGGCTATCACTATAACGACAGCACTATATATGGGTTTTCCCATACCCATTTAAGCGGAACAGGAATTGGGGATATGGGAGATATTCTATTATTACCTTTTACTGGTGAAATTGAAGAAAAACCAATTGCAACTTTCAACAAAGAAGATGAACTAGCTGAAGTTGGTAAGTACTCCGTTAAATTCAAAAATTACGATGTAAGCGCAGATCTATCTGTAACAGAACGAGTGGGTATTCACAGGTATTCTTATGACAAAGGATCCAAACAAAGGCTTTTGTTCGATATTGGCCATATTTTACAACGCACATGGGGTCATAGTAACCGTTTAAATGAATTAGAATTTGTAAATGACCATACTATAAGGGGGCTAAAAAACTCTGAAGGCTGGGCTTATGATCACCAAGTGTATTTCTATGCTGAATTTTCAACTCCTTTCAATATTGACGCAGTAGTAGTGGATTCGCTTGAGTCTGATATTAATCAAAAAATATATAATGGCAAGAACATATTTAGTTATTTAAGTTTTACTAACCTTGAAGAGGACGAACCTTTGTTGATAAAGGTTAGCATTTCCTCGGTTGATCAAGAAGGGGCTAAAAAAAATATGACGACCGAACTTCCACATTGGAATTTCGAAGAAGTTAAAGAAAAGGTAGCAACGACTTGGCAAAAAGAATTAGAACGGGTTTTGGTAACCTCAAAAGACAAAAAAACATTAACCACTTTTTATACAGCATTATATCATAGTATGATTGCTCCAATGGTGTATCAAGATGTTGATGGAAGATATAGAGGAATAGATAAAAAAATACACCAATCAGAAGTTGGACAAACCAATTACACTGTTTATTCTCTATGGGACACCTTTAGGGCGCTTCACCCATTAATGACCATTCTAGATGAACCAAGAACTAAAGATTGGGCCAATAACCTTATTTTAAAACATGAACAGGGCGGCATACTGCCTATGTGGCCATTGGCATCTAATTATACTGGCACTATGGTTGGTTATCCTGCGGTAGCAAACCTTGCGGATGCACTTAGTAAAAACATTGTGGGTATCGACAAACAAAAGGCATTGCAATCTGCATTGACTAGTGCCTCTTATAATCCTCAATTAATTAGTTCTAGTGAGGAACCGCGCAAACAACGATTAATGCCATTATACAACAAATATATAAACGAAGGCAGGCATATCCCATCAGATAAAATTGAGAAATCGGTCTCTTTTGGTTTGGAAAATTCGTATTACGACTGGTGTATTTCTAAAATTGCTGAACTTAACAACAGTGATTCCATTGCCGAAAAATTTAGTAAACGAGCACAAAACTATAAGCGCTATTTTGATAAAGAAACTGGTTTTATGCGTGGAAAAAATGAAGATGGATCTTGGGTTTCTCCATTTAACCCAAAATTTTCAGATCACGAAAATGCCGACTATGTTGAAGGTAATGCATGGCAATGGTCATGGTTTGTACCACACGACATTGATGGCCTTGCCAAATTATATGAAAACAAAAAAATGTTTACCTCTAAACTCGACACCCTTTTTACAACAAGTTCGGTCATTGAAGGTGAAAATGCCAGTGGAGATATAACAGGGTTAATAGGACAATACGCTCATGGCAATGAACCTAGTCACCATATTATTTATTTATACACTCATGTTGGGCAACCCTGGAAAACACAAGAATTGGCGGATAAAATCTTAACAGAATTTTATTCCAATGAACCAGATGGTATTATTGGAAATGAAGATTGTGGGCAAATGTCTGCGTGGTACATTCTTAACGCTATGGGCTTCTACCAAATAGCTCCTGGAGACCCAACTTACACGATTGCGAGACCATTATTTGATAAAGTAGAAATACCGCTGACTAACAACAAAGTATTTACTATACTCACCAAAAATAATAGCGCTAAAAACAAATATGTACAACATGTAACTTTAAACGATATGGAGCTTCCACATTTAACTTTTAATCATGAAGATATTAAGGCAGGAAGTACACTTGTGATTACGATGGGAGATACTCCTTTAAAATAA